From the Streptomyces sp. SN-593 genome, the window CCGCGTCGTACCGCGCCAGCAGCGCCGCGCTGTCCCGGACCTCGCGCGCCTGGAGCGCCGCCTGCGCGCTGTCGGACCGCGTCGCCGCGGAGGCGCGGCCGCGGCCGCCGGAACACCCCGCCAGCACCCCGGCGGTCGCCATGGCCACGGCGCCACGCCGGGTCAGCTTCGGGATCATGACAGGGAGTGTAGGGGCAGTCGCCGGCATCCCGGCGGGCGCCCCGCGGCGCGTCCGGGGGCCTCCGGACTCGGGTAAAGTTCCGCTCAACACGCGACCTTCCATGACAACAGCAGACGCGGCCGAGGAGTCACCCGGATGAGCACCACCCAGAGCGAGAGGCTGCGCGCGCTGCTTGAGCCGCTGGTCGGCGAGGCGGGACTGGAGCTGGAAGAGGTCAAGGTGGCGGTGGCCGGCCGGCGCCGCCAGCTCATGGTGGTCGTGGACGCGGAGGACGGCGTGCAGCTCGACGCCGTGGCCGAGCTGAGCCGCGCGATGTCGCAGGCCCTCGACGCGTCCGACGCCATGGGCGACACCGAGTACGTCCTGGAGGTCAGCTCGCCCGGCACCGACCGGCCGCTGACCGAGCCGCGGCACTTCCGCCGCAACACCGGCCGCCTGGTCAAGCTCCAGCTCAAGGAGCGCGGCGAGCTGATCGCACGGATCATGGCGGTGGACGACGAGGGCCTGGACCTGGAGGTCCCGGGCGTCAAGGGCCGCAGGCCCAAGCCCGCCCGGGCGGACTTCGCCGAGATCGCCAGGGCCCGGGTCGAGATCGAGTTCAGCCGTAAGAGCGGCGCCGACGACGACAGTGACGACGACAGTGACGACGACAGTGACGGCGGCGGGGCGGACGACGAGGCGGACGACGGCGACGAGACCGTCGACGACGACGAGAACACTGAGGAGGCGTAGCCGTGGACATCGACATGAAGGCCCTGCGGGGCTTGGTGACCGAACGGCAGATCTCGTTCGACCTGCTGGTCGAGGCGATCGAGTCGGCACTCCTCATCGCGTACCACCGGGAGCCGGGCAGCCACCGCCGCGCGCGGGTCGAGCTGGACCGGACCAGCGGGCAGATCACCGTGTGGGCGACGGAGGACCAGGAGGAGGCGGGGGAGGGCGCCGAGCCGCGCGAGTTCGACGACACCCCCAGCGGCTTCGGCCGGATCGCCGCGTCGACCGCCAAGCAGGTGATCCTCCAGCGGCTGCGCGACGCCGAGGACGACGTCACCTTCGGGGAGTACGCCGGCCGGGAGGGCGACATCGTCACCGGCGTGGTCCAGCAGGGCAAGGACCCCAAGAACGTGCTGGTCGACATCGGCAAGCTGGAGGCGATCCTGCCCGTGCAGGAGCAGGTCCCCGGCGAGGACTACGGTCACGGCACCCGGCTGCGCGCCTACGTGGTGCGTGTCGCCAAGGGCACCCGCGGCCCCTCGGTCACCCTCTCGCGCACCCACCCGAGCCTGGTGAAGAAGCTCTTCGCCCTGGAGGTGCCCGAGATCGCCGACAACTCGGTGCTGATCGAGGCGATCGCCCGCGAGGCGGGCCACCGTACGAAGATCGCGGTCCGCTCCACCCGGTCCGGGCTGAACGCCAAGGGCGCCTGCATCGGCCCGATGGGGGCCCGGGTGCGGGCGGTGATGGCCGAGCTGCACGGCGAGAAGATCGACATCGTGGACTGGTCGGACGATCCCGCCGAGATGGTCGCCAACGCGCTGTCCCCGGCGCGGGTCTCCCACGTCGAGGTGGTGGACGCCGCCGCCCGGTCCGCCCGGGTGACCGTGCCGGACTACCAGCTGTCGCTGGCGATCGGCAAGGAGGGCCAGAACGCGCGGCTCGCCGCCCGCCTGACCGGCTGGCGGATCGACATCAGGCCGGACACCGAGCAGCAGGACTGACCCGCCGGGCCGGCACCGGCCGGGGCGGGACGGTGAGTTCCGGACGAACAACCGTACGTTGACCCACTCGAAGGAGTGAGGTTGGCGCGGGGAGGTAGACTTAGAGGTGTCTGGTCGGACGCTGACGCCAGCATGCCCGGAGCGAACGTGCATCGGCTGCCGTCAACGCGCGGCCAAGAGCGATCTGCTGCGTGTGGCGGTGAGCGGGGGCGCGTGCGTTCCCGATCTTCGCGGTACGCTGCCCGGTCGGGGTGCGTATCTGCATCCCGCCCTTGCCTGCCTCGACCTGGCGGTCCGCCGTCGGGCGTTCGCCCGGGCCTTCAGAGGACCGGTCGCGCCGGACACCGCGGAGTTGCGCCGGTACGTCGAGCAGGCAGCCCCGTAGCACCGGCAGAACCGTAGGCAGCACGACAGGAACGGCACGGGCACACCGTGCGGTCAGGTACCTCGCGAGATGGAAGTAGGTCGAGATTGCGATGAGCACTCGATGAGTACGCGATGAGTACGCCCATGAAGTAGCGACGGTCCGGTGGACGATCACCCCGGACCTAAAAGGAGCGAAGTGGCTAAGGTCCGGGTATACGAACTCGCCAAGGAGATGGGAGTCGAGAGCAAGGTCGTCATGGCCAAGCTCCAGGAACTCGGCGAATTCGTCCGTTCGGCGTCCTCGACGATCGAGGCGCCGGTTGTCCGCAAACTGACTGACGCTTTCCAGGGACCCGGCGGCGGCGCCGGCAAGTCCGCTGCGAAGCCCTCCGCGCCGCGCAAGGCGGCGCCCTCCCCGGCGGCAGGCCGTCCGGGGCCCAAGCCGGCAGGCCCCGCCCAGGGCACGTCGGCCCGTCCGGCTGCCCCGGCCCCGAAGCCGGCCGGCGGCCCGACCACCCCTGCCGGTCCGAGCGGCGGCCCCGCGCAGTCCGGGCCGCGTCCCGGCCCCCGGCCGACCCCCGGGCCCAAGCCCGCGCCGGCCGCGCCCGTGCCCGCCGCGGAGTTCCAGGCGCCCCCGTCGGCGCCCCCGGCCCCGGCCGCCGGCCAGCGTCCCGGCGCGCCGACCCCCGGTCCGCGTCCGGCCCGTCCGGCCCCGTCCGGTGGCCAGCGCGACGGTGGCCAGCGTGACGGCGGTCAGCGTGACGGCGGCCGCCCCGGCGGCAACCGGCCCGCGCCCGGCCAGGGCCAGGGCGGTGCCCGTCCCGGCGCCCCGCGCCCGGCCGGCCCGCGTCCCGGCAACAACCCGTTCACGTCCGGCTCCACCGGCATGCCGCGCCCCGGTGGCGCGGCGCGTCCCGGTGGCGGCCAGGGCGGTGCCCCGCGTCCCGCGGGTCCCGGCGGCGGCGCTCCGCGTCCCGGTGGCGCCCCGCGTCCCGGCGGCGGTCAGGGCGGCCCCGGCGGCGCCCGTCCCACCCCGGGCGGCATGCCCCGCCCGCAGTCCTCGGGCCCGCGCCCGAACCCGGGCATGATGCCCCAGCGCCCCGCGCCCTCCACGGGCGGGCGTCCGGGCGGTCCCGGTGGCCGTTCCGGCGGTCCCGGCGGGCGTCCGGGCGGCCCCGGCGGTCGTCCCGGCGGCGGTGGCGGCTTCGCCGGCCGTCCGGCCGGTCCCGGCGGCGGCGGTCGTCCCGGTGGCGGCGGCGGCTTCGGCGGTCCTCGTCCCGGTGGCGGTGCCCCCGGCGGCGGTGGCGGCTTCGGTCCGCGCCCCGGCGGCTTCGGCGGGCGTCCCGGCGGCCCGGGTGGCCGTGGCGGAACGCAGGGTGCCTTCGGCCGTGGTCCTGGCGGCCGTCCGGCCCGGGGCCGCAAGAGCAAGCGCCAGCGGCGCCAGGAGTACGAGGCCATGCAGGCCCCGTCCGTGGGCGGCGTGCTGCTGCCCCGCGGCAACGGCCAGACCGTGCGCCTGTCGCGCGGTGCCTCGCTCACCGACTTCGCCGAGAAGATCAACGCCAACCCGGCGTCGCTCGTCCAGGTGATGCTGAACCTCGGCGAGATGGTCACCGCCACCCAGTCGGTGTCCGACTCCACCCTGGAGCTGCTCGCCGGCGAGATGAACTACGTGCTGGAGATCGTCAGCCCGGAGGAGGAGGACCGCGAGCTGCTCGAGTCGTTCTCCATCGAGTTCGGTGAGGACGAGGGCGGCGAGGAGGCCCTGGTCTCCCGGCCGCC encodes:
- the rimP gene encoding ribosome maturation factor RimP — its product is MSTTQSERLRALLEPLVGEAGLELEEVKVAVAGRRRQLMVVVDAEDGVQLDAVAELSRAMSQALDASDAMGDTEYVLEVSSPGTDRPLTEPRHFRRNTGRLVKLQLKERGELIARIMAVDDEGLDLEVPGVKGRRPKPARADFAEIARARVEIEFSRKSGADDDSDDDSDDDSDGGGADDEADDGDETVDDDENTEEA
- the nusA gene encoding transcription termination factor NusA, producing MDIDMKALRGLVTERQISFDLLVEAIESALLIAYHREPGSHRRARVELDRTSGQITVWATEDQEEAGEGAEPREFDDTPSGFGRIAASTAKQVILQRLRDAEDDVTFGEYAGREGDIVTGVVQQGKDPKNVLVDIGKLEAILPVQEQVPGEDYGHGTRLRAYVVRVAKGTRGPSVTLSRTHPSLVKKLFALEVPEIADNSVLIEAIAREAGHRTKIAVRSTRSGLNAKGACIGPMGARVRAVMAELHGEKIDIVDWSDDPAEMVANALSPARVSHVEVVDAAARSARVTVPDYQLSLAIGKEGQNARLAARLTGWRIDIRPDTEQQD
- a CDS encoding YlxR family protein, which encodes MSGRTLTPACPERTCIGCRQRAAKSDLLRVAVSGGACVPDLRGTLPGRGAYLHPALACLDLAVRRRAFARAFRGPVAPDTAELRRYVEQAAP
- the infB gene encoding translation initiation factor IF-2 — protein: MAKVRVYELAKEMGVESKVVMAKLQELGEFVRSASSTIEAPVVRKLTDAFQGPGGGAGKSAAKPSAPRKAAPSPAAGRPGPKPAGPAQGTSARPAAPAPKPAGGPTTPAGPSGGPAQSGPRPGPRPTPGPKPAPAAPVPAAEFQAPPSAPPAPAAGQRPGAPTPGPRPARPAPSGGQRDGGQRDGGQRDGGRPGGNRPAPGQGQGGARPGAPRPAGPRPGNNPFTSGSTGMPRPGGAARPGGGQGGAPRPAGPGGGAPRPGGAPRPGGGQGGPGGARPTPGGMPRPQSSGPRPNPGMMPQRPAPSTGGRPGGPGGRSGGPGGRPGGPGGRPGGGGGFAGRPAGPGGGGRPGGGGGFGGPRPGGGAPGGGGGFGPRPGGFGGRPGGPGGRGGTQGAFGRGPGGRPARGRKSKRQRRQEYEAMQAPSVGGVLLPRGNGQTVRLSRGASLTDFAEKINANPASLVQVMLNLGEMVTATQSVSDSTLELLAGEMNYVLEIVSPEEEDRELLESFSIEFGEDEGGEEALVSRPPVVTVMGHVDHGKTRLLDAIRKTNVVAGEAGGITQHIGAYQVATEVNGEERAITFIDTPGHEAFTAMRARGAKSTDIAILVVAANDGVMPQTIEALNHAKAADVPIVVAVNKIDVEGADPTKVRGQLTEFGLVAEEYGGDTMFVDISAKQGLHIDSLLEAVVLTADASLDLRANPKQDAQGIAIEAHLDRGRGAVATVLVQRGTLRVGDTMVVGDAYGRVRALLDDSGASVEEAAPSTPVLVLGLTNVPGAGDNFLVVDEDRTARQIAEKRAARERNAAFARKGRRFSLENLDEALKAGEVQELNLIIKGDASGSVEALESALLQLDVGEEVDIRVLHRGVGAVTESDINLATGSDAIVIGFNVRAAGRATQMAEREGVDVRYYSVIYQAIEEIEAALKGMLKPEYEEVELGTAEIREIFRSSKLGNIAGVLVRSGEVRRNTKARLLRDGKVMAENLNIEGLRRFKDDVTEIREGYEGGINLGNYNDIKVDDVIATYEMREKPRG